Proteins found in one Aspergillus chevalieri M1 DNA, chromosome 2, nearly complete sequence genomic segment:
- a CDS encoding uncharacterized protein (COG:S;~EggNog:ENOG410PQEU;~InterPro:IPR019473,IPR037818;~PFAM:PF10406;~TransMembrane:1 (o6-25i);~go_component: GO:0005669 - transcription factor TFIID complex [Evidence IEA]) produces MLNCFWTFGLTWFIVADLVTFVSYVQQSMLSSRRIQPIPQDFEHALTRNHLSPGDLLPYLKYPTVKPTPTLLSSPQPEEDAFKAISFLGPQLSGEDDRARSAHIPKHFPEFPSKHTYRHTPVFTERESDPRKIRERATEDGRHGEEALRKLARAAFQDNQLGSAGREKKLWGRRMESMDSMFEKTVKGLAKKSSKNTAVSGMAAPMEIDSGAGADVELKTSRSKMSLNLELPPIINCERDLWRRTTASRGGENHSKPEEKLNGKPETGNISRMDSWVST; encoded by the coding sequence ATGTTGAACTGCTTTTGGACATTTGGATTGACTTGGTTTATTGTGGCAGATCTCGTGACTTTTGTTTCCTACGTGCAGCAGTCGATGCTTAGTAGTCGACGCATACAGCCTATTCCGCAGGATTTTGAACACGCCTTGACACGAAACCATCTATCTCCCGGCGACCTCCTTCCCTACCTCAAATACCCCACCGTTAAACCGACCCCGACACTCTTATCGAGCCCCCAGCCAGAAGAAGATGCTTTCAAAGCTATATCCTTCCTCGGTCCGCAGCTCAGCGGCGAAGACGACCGTGCCAGGAGCGCGCATATCCCGAAACATTTCCCCGAATTCCCCAGCAAACATACATATCGGCACACGCCTGTGTTTACGGAACGAGAATCAGACCCGAGGAAAATCCGCGAGCGCGCGACAGAGGATGGGAGACATGGAGAGGAGGCTTTACGGAAACTGGCTCGTGCCGCGTTTCAGGATAACCAGCTTGGTTCGGCAGGGCGGGAGAAGAAGCTTTGGGGCCGGCGGATGGAGAGCATGGATAGTATGTTTGAGAAGACGGTGAAAGGGCTGGCGAAAAAGTCTTCGAAGAACACGGCTGTGTCGGGGATGGCGGCGCCGATGGAGATTGATTCTGGGGCTGGGGCGGATGTGGAATTGAAGACGTCTCGGTCGAAGATGTCGTTGAATTTGGAGTTGCCGCCCATCATCAATTGCGAAAGAGATCTTTGGCGTCGGACGACTGCGTCAAGAGGCGGAGAGAATCATTCAAAACCAGAGGAAAAGCTGAATGGCAAGCCTGAGACGGGGAATATTTCGCGGATGGATAGCTGGGTGAGCACATAA
- a CDS encoding cytochrome c oxidase subunit VIIa (COG:O;~EggNog:ENOG410PT0P;~InterPro:IPR014368;~TransMembrane:1 (o16-36i);~go_function: GO:0004129 - cytochrome-c oxidase activity [Evidence IEA];~go_process: GO:0055114 - oxidation-reduction process [Evidence IEA]) encodes MASAIPPITGMLRRGLVLDLSTAFGFGTTFGYLWWYGYHLDRVRERDTYYAKLEQERAAQK; translated from the exons ATGGCCTCCGCTATTCCTCCCATCACCGGC ATGCTCCGCCGGGGTCTCGTCCTTGACCTGAGCACCGCTTTCG GTTTCGGTACCACCTTCGGTTACCTCTGGTGGTACG GCTACCACCTCGACCGCGTCCGCGAGCGTGACACCTACTACGCCAAGCTCGAGCAGGAGCGTGCTGCTCAGAAATAA
- the UBC12 gene encoding NEDD8-conjugating protein UBC12 (BUSCO:EOG09265FCK;~COG:O;~EggNog:ENOG410PN5Z;~InterPro:IPR016135,IPR023313,IPR000608;~PFAM:PF00179) — protein MLKIWSMKQQQQQAENADAAAGKKKKKVTSAQLRVQRDLQELTLGSTMKMSFPNPDDILNFTLTIEPDEGMYKGGVFHFTFAVNQNFPHDPPKVKCTQKIYHPNIDLEGNVCLNILREDWKPVLNLNAVIVGMQFLFLEPNASDPLNKEAAEDLRTNREAFKRHVRSSMAGGSVKGNDFERVLR, from the exons ATGTTGAAGATCTGGTCGATG aaacaacaacagcagcaagctGAAAATGCAGACGCCGCAGccggaaagaagaagaagaaggtcaCCTCCGCGCAGCTGCGTGTCCAGCGAG ACCTCCAAGAACTCACCCTTGGCAGCACCATGAAAATGTCCTTTCCCAACCCCGACGATATTCTCAACTTCACACTTACCATCGAGCCCGACGAGGGAATGTACAAAGGCGGCGTCTTCCACTTCACCTTCGCGGTTAATCAGAACTTCCCGCATGATCCGCCGAAGGTCAAGTGTACGCAGAAAATTTATCATCCGAATATCGATCTCGAGGGGAATGTTTGTTTGAATATTCTCAGGGAGGATTGGAAGCCCGTGTTGAATTTGAATGCGGTTATTGTGGGCATGCAG TTCCTGTTCCTCGAGCCGAATGCGTCTGATCCATTGAATAAAGAGGCTGCGGAGGATTTGCGTACGAACCGTGAGGCGTTTAAGCGGCATGTGCGGAGCTCGATGGCTGGTGGTTCGGTGAAGGGGAATGACTTTGAGCGTGTGCTGCGGTAG
- the chsG gene encoding chitin synthase class III (CAZy:GT2_Chitin_synth;~COG:M;~EggNog:ENOG410PFUV;~InterPro:IPR029044,IPR004835,IPR004834,IPR013616;~PFAM:PF01644,PF08407,PF13632;~TransMembrane:7 (o538-557i578-602o622-643i655-681o701-724i838-858o878-898i);~go_function: GO:0004100 - chitin synthase activity [Evidence IEA];~go_function: GO:0016758 - transferase activity, transferring hexosyl groups [Evidence IEA];~go_process: GO:0006031 - chitin biosynthetic process [Evidence IEA]) yields MAYHGSGAQSPINYDDAGHRLQDIPSTDYGHEHEEEAAHGLLTSQGPFDDAHQRSLSPARPASGYSLTETYAPEASYHDPYSAGSVYSGQSADNPAAAFGVPGRVASPYARSETSSTEAWRQRQAPGGSGGGGGLRRYATRKVKLVQGSVLSVDYPAPSAIQNAIQAKYRNDLEGGSEEFTHMRYTAATCDPNEFTLHNGYNLRPAMYNRHTELLIAITYYNEDKTLTARTLHGVMQNIREIVNIKKSEFWNKGGPAWQKIVVCLVFDGIDPCDKDTLDVLATVGIYQDGVMKRDVDGKQTEAHIFEYTTQLSVTPNQQLIRPTDDGPSTLPPVQMMFCLKQKNSKKINSHRWLFNAFGRILNPEVVILLDAGTKPGHKSLLALWEAFYNDKDLGGACGEIHAMLGKGWKNLINPLVAAQNFEYKISNILDKPLESSFGYVSVLPGAFSAYRFRAIMGRPLEQYFHGDHTLSKQLGKKGIEGMNIFKKNMFLAEDRILCFELVAKAGSKWHLSYVKASKGETDVPEGAAEFISQRRRWLNGSFAAGIYSLMHFGRMYKSGHNIVRMFFLHIQMLYNMFNTFLTWFSLASYWLTTTVIMDLVGTPSDSNGHKGFPFGATATPIVNTIVKYAYLGFLLLQFILALGNRPKGSKYSYLASFIVFGVIQIYVVIDALYLVIHAFSGQDAMDFDTSNGLGGFLKSFFSSSGAGIIIIALAATFGLYFVASFMYLDPWHMFTSFPAYMGVQSSYINILNVYAFSNWHDVSWGTKGSDKADALPSVTTTKDGGKDAVIEEIDKPQADIDSQFEATVKRALTPYVAPVEHEEKSLDDSYKSFRTRLVTFWIFSNALMAVCITSDGVDKFGFTNTATDRTQRFFQALLWSNAAVALVRFIGACWFLGKTGIMCCFARR; encoded by the exons ATGGCCTATCACGGCTCGGGTGCGCAGTCACCCATCAACTACGATGATGCCGGTCATCGCCTTCAGGACATTCCCTCCACCGAC TATGGTCACGAacacgaagaagaagcggcCCATGGCTTGCTCACCAGCCAAGGTCCGTTCGATGACGCCCACCAACGCAGCTTGTCTCCCGCGCGCCCTGCTTCAGGTTACAGTCTGACCGAAACCTACGCCCCCGAGGCCTCCTACCACGATCCCTACAGTGCTGGCTCCGTCTATTCGGGCCAATCCGCGGACAATCCCGCCGCTGCTTTTGGCGTGCCCGGTCGTGTGGCTTCCCCGTACGCTCGCAGCGAGACTTCCTCCACTGAGGCATGGCGCCAACGACAGGCCCCCGGAGGctccggcggcggcggcggtctGAGACGTTATGCGACCAGAAAGGTCAAGCTGGTCCAGGGTTCCGTCCTGAGTGTTGACTACCCCGCCCCCAGTGCTATCCAAAATGCCATCCAGGCCAAGTACCGCAATGACCTCGAAGGTGGCAGCGAGGAATTCACCCACATGCGAT ACACCGCGGCCACCTGTGACCCCAACGAGTTCACCCTGCACAATGGCTACAATCTCCGTCCCGCCATGTACAACCGTCACACCGAGTTGCTCATCGCCATCACCTACTACAACGAAGACAAGACCCTCACCGCCCGTACTCTCCACGGTGTCATGCAGAACATTCGTGAGATTGTCAACATTAAAAAGTCCGAGTTCTGGAACAAAGGTGGTCCTGCCTGGCAGAAGATTGTCGTCTGCTTGGTCTTTGACGGTATCGATCCCTGCGACAAGGATACGCTGGATGTGCTGGCCACCGTTGGTATCTACCAGGATGGTGTCATGAAGCGTGACGTCGATGGAAAGCAGACCGAGGCGCATATC TTTGAATACACGACTCAATTGTCGGTGACTCCCAATCAACAGCTGATTCGGCCTACCGACGACGGCCCGAGTACCCTCCCGCCCGTGCAGATGATGTTCTGCTTGAAGCAGAAGAACAGCAAGAAGATCAACTCGCACAGATGGCTGTTCAACGCTTTTGGTCGCATTTTGAACCCCGAGGTCGTCATTCTGCTGGATGCTGGTACCAAGCCCGGCCACAAGtccctcctcgccctctGGGAGGCCTTCTATAACGACAAGGACCTGGGAGGTGCATGTGGTGAAATCCACGCCATGTTGGGTAAGGGTTGGAAGAACTTGATCAACCCCTTGGTCGCCGCCCAGAACTTTGAGTACAAGATCAGTAACATTCTTGACAAACCTCTCGAGAGTTCATTCGGTTATGTCAGTGTCTTGCCCGGTGCCTTCTCTGCCTACCGTTTCCGGGCCATCATGGGTCGTCCTCTGGAGCAATATTTCCACGGTGATCACACTCTTTCCAAGCAGCTGGGTAAGAAGGGTATCGAAGGCATGAACATTTTCAAGAAGAACATGTTCTTGGCCGAAGACCGTATTCTCTGTTTCGAATTGGTCGCCAAGGCCGGTTCCAAGTGGCATCTGTCGTACGTCAAGGCCTCCAAGGGTGAGACTGACGTGCCCGAGGGTGCTGCGGAATTCATCTCCCAGCGTCGtcgttggttgaacggttcgTTCGCGGCCGGTATCTATTCACTCATGCACTTCGGCCGGATGTACAAGAGTGGGCATAACATCGTCCGCATGTTCTTCTTGCACATTCAAATGTTGTATAACATGTTCAACACCTTTTTGACTTGGTTCTCTCTTGCATCGTACTGGCTCACTACGACGGTCATTATGGACTTGGTCGGTACCCCGAGCGATAGCAACGGCCATAAGGGTTTCCCCTTTGGTGCCACCGCGACTCCCATTGTCAACACAATCGTCAAATACGCCTACCTTGGTTTCCTGCTGTTGCAATTCATCCTCGCCCTGGGTAACCGTCCCAAGGGATCCAAGTACTCTTACCTGGCTTCCTTCATTGTCTTCGGTGTCATCCAGATCTACGTGGTTATTGATGCCTTGTATCTGGTGATTCATGCCTTTAGTGGTCAGGATGCGATGGACTTCGATACTTCGAACGGTTTGGGCGGGTTCCTGAAATCGTTCTTCTCCTCGAGCGGTGCtggtatcatcatcatcgccctTGCCGCCACCTTTGGTCTTTACTTTGTTGCGTCGTTCATGTACCTGGACCCGTGGCACATGTTCACTTCGTTCCCGGCCTACATGGGTGTACAGTCCTCCTATATCAACATTCTCAACGTGTATGCCTTCAGCAACTGGCACGACGTCTCGTGGGGTACCAAGGGTTCCGACAAGGCCGATGCCCTGCCGTCCGTCACGACCACCAAGGATGGTGGTAAGGATGCAGTGATTGAGGAAATCGATAAGCCCCAGGCCGATATCGATAGTCAGTTTGAAGCCACGGTGAAGCGCGCGCTGACTCCTTACGTTGCGCCGGTCGAGCACGAAGAGAAGAGCTTGGATGACTCGTACAAGAGCTTCCGTACACGGCTGGTGACCTTTTGGATTTTCAGTAACGCGCTCATGGCGGTTTGCATCACCAGTGACGGTGTTGACAAGTTTGGTTTTACG AACACTGCTACCGATCGGACCCAACGTTTCTTCCAAGCCTTGCTGTGGTCGAACGCGGCTGTCGCCCTTGTCCGTTTCATCGGAGCCTGCTGGTTCTTGGGTAAAACGGGTATCATGTGCTGTTTTGCCAGACGGTAG
- a CDS encoding uncharacterized protein (COG:S;~EggNog:ENOG410PPS0;~InterPro:IPR018571;~PFAM:PF09463;~TransMembrane:1 (o77-100i)): MSFDSSPNVFSARDIFKRCVKCESAAPSCPACDEGYTCTMISQSCDQCATTKCIRTSSSSSSSSGNSGSSGGSNAGAIAGGVIGGLAFVTIVVGLVWWFYMRKKKNSNEYSLGGTSTQEKRGANAQGSRKSTGSIASTVLTRASNVIQIAYIPGVTNRSPPDTPSLVPPVPPLPGAAPDQHFFMPGDLRDSSFTEMSNDRRSGAPSVSPSLRSSVATTIYRNNAIVSPMPAQQAMLTRAAVVSIHGNQPTQTAAITPPDAPAVPAITPAQLAKAGVTDANNNGDNNNNSSIVARPMMAKPVMVKTVGGKKNNNATPAVQTIEEQSEASSSAPVSRSASTKKQADPAASGFDDSSDEEDEPSGKTAKAKSTEKPPTVAEAPEEQGPFTDRASTHLETNDGPGSNRSSRTPPARVESPFSDANEVR, translated from the exons ATGTCTTTTGATTCCTCCCCTAACG TCTTTTCTGCACGAGATATCTTCAAACGCTGCGTCAAATGTGAGAGCGCAGCCCCGTCATGTCCCGCCTGCGATGAAGGCTACACATGCACCATGATCAGTCAGTCCTGCGACCAATGCGCCACTACAAAATGCATCCGAACATCCTCCAGCAGCTCGTCCTCGTCCGGCAACAGTGGTTCGTCAGGCGGTAGCAATGCCGGCGCTATCGCCGGTGGTGTTATCGGTGGTCTTGCTTTTGTTACAATCGTCGTCGGCTTGGTCTGGTGGTTCTACAtgcgcaagaagaagaacagcaaCGAGTACAGCTTGGGTGGAACCAGCACACAGGAGAAACGCGGTGCCAACGCCCAAGGATCCAGGAAATCCACCGGCTCCATTGCTTCCACCGTCCTGACTCGCGCTTCGAATGTCATTCAGATTGCCTACATCCCTGGTGTGACCAACCGCTCCCCACCAGACACGCCCTCGCTCGTGCCACCCGTTCCTCCGCTCCCCGGTGCGGCTCCCGATCAACACTTTTTCATGCCAGGTGATTTGCGCGACTCGTCGTTCACTGAAATGTCCAATGATCGTCGCAGTGGTGCGCCGAGTGTCTCTCCTAGCTTGCGCagcagtgtggctaccaCCATCTACCGCAACAACGCCATCGTCAGCCCGATGCCCGCCCAGCAAGCCATGCTCACCCGTGCCGCCGTCGTCAGCATTCATGGAAACCAGCCTACGCAGACGGCTGCCATCACTCCCCCTGATGCGCCAGCGGTGCCTGCCATTACGCCGGCACAGCTTGCCAAGGCAGGTGTTACCGATGCAAACAACAACggcgacaacaacaacaacagttCCATTGTGGCACGGCCAATGATGGCTAAGCCTGTTATGGTGAAGACCGTGGgtggaaagaagaacaacaacGCTACTCCAGCGGTCCAGACCATCGAGGAGCAATCTGAAGCCAGCTCGAGTGCGCCAGTTTCTCGCTCCGCCAGCACCAAGAAACAAGCCGATCCTGCCGCTTCGGGCTTTGACGACAGCTctgacgaggaagacgaacCTTCTGGCAAGACTGCCAAGGCCAAATCCACTGAGAAACCACCAACGGTGGCTGAAGCTCCGGAAGAGCAAGGTCCATTTACGGACCGTGCGTCGACTCACCTGGAGACCAACGATGGGCCCGGATCGaaccgcagcagcagaacaCCACCTGCACGAGTTGAAAGTCCATTTTCCGACGCAAATGAAGTGCGATGA